A stretch of Ranitomeya variabilis isolate aRanVar5 chromosome 3, aRanVar5.hap1, whole genome shotgun sequence DNA encodes these proteins:
- the ALKBH4 gene encoding alpha-ketoglutarate-dependent dioxygenase alkB homolog 4: protein MVHVMDQDKWRPSQSGRRKQDFGPKVNFKKQKIKIANFNGLPSFSKILWERMKNHSVLKGFLPVEQCNLDYNSDRGSAIDPHFDDSWLWGERLVSLNLLTDTVLTMTSSSVDNLLLISTSYQHSEQNGSRLQPGISSDVVNMQPDLPACAGVHTSKSALVPYSDVKVAIHLPRRSLMVLYGDARYNWMHAIHREHIKQRRVCSTFRELSAEFSAGGKEESQGQMLLDIALGFEGKSV from the coding sequence GATTTTGGTCCAAAGGTGAACTTTaagaagcaaaaaatcaaaattgcCAATTTCAATGGTCTTCCGAGTTTTAGCAAAATCCTCTGGGAAAGGATGAAGAATCACTCTGTCCTGAAAGGTTTCCTGCCTGTTGAGCAATGTAATCTGGATTACAATTCTGACAGAGGGTCTGCCATTGACCCACACTTTGATGACTCTTGGCTTTGGGGAGAAAGACTAGTAAGTCTGAATCTTCTTACAGATACTGTGCTCACGATGACAAGTTCTTCTGTAGACAATCTGCTGCTGATTTCTACCTCTTATCAACATAGTGAACAGAATGGAAGCCGTCTACAACCTGGGATCAGTAGCGATGTGGTTAATATGCAGCCTGACCTCCCGGCCTGCGCGGGCGTTCACACATCAAAGTCTGCCTTGGTTCCCTATAGTGATGTGAAAGTAGCTATACATCTACCGCGAAGGTCGTTGATGGTTTTATATGGAGATGCGCGTTATAACTGGATGCATGCGATTCACCGTGAACACATCAAGCAGCGCAGAGTGTGCAGTACATTTAGAGAACTGTCAGCAGAGTTTAGTGCCGGTGGCAAGGAAGAGTCACAGGGACAAATGCTGCTGGATATAGCTCTTGGATTTGAAGGAAAATCAGTTTAA